In Cupriavidus basilensis, the following proteins share a genomic window:
- a CDS encoding fused MFS/spermidine synthase, which translates to MDPSRTSFEAYLKFLSEAPDDGTPTVLETPLALSLHFDALATQSIMSRHDPDKLVLGYTRTMMAFLLLQPAPARISMIGLGGGSLLKYCYRHLPQAKVVAIEIDPAVIALRDTFHIPPDDERLEVVCADGAEYVKSQDARPEVILVDGFLAHGMPAQLGNAAFYAACHARLADDGVLVANYLDSDADIPFYLEEIRSVFGESFSIALSEDSCNYTLFAWKGARALPSQDELLTRARALEATHPLNLRAAARRLKQGKRLASDHTFWQKLAG; encoded by the coding sequence ATGGATCCCAGCCGTACCTCCTTTGAAGCCTACTTGAAGTTCCTCTCCGAAGCCCCGGACGACGGCACCCCGACCGTGCTGGAAACCCCGCTTGCACTTTCACTGCATTTCGACGCGCTCGCGACCCAAAGCATCATGTCGCGGCATGACCCCGACAAGCTTGTGCTCGGCTACACGCGGACGATGATGGCTTTTTTGCTGCTGCAGCCGGCACCCGCCAGGATCTCGATGATTGGCCTGGGCGGGGGATCATTGCTCAAGTATTGCTATCGGCATCTTCCGCAGGCAAAGGTTGTTGCCATTGAAATCGATCCGGCAGTGATCGCCTTGCGCGATACCTTCCACATCCCGCCCGACGACGAGCGGCTCGAAGTGGTCTGCGCGGATGGCGCCGAGTATGTCAAGAGTCAGGACGCGCGGCCGGAGGTCATCCTGGTGGATGGCTTTCTCGCCCATGGCATGCCGGCACAATTGGGGAACGCCGCCTTCTACGCAGCGTGCCATGCGCGGCTCGCCGACGATGGGGTACTGGTGGCCAACTACCTCGACAGCGATGCAGATATCCCGTTCTACCTGGAAGAGATCCGTTCGGTGTTCGGGGAATCATTTTCCATCGCCCTGTCCGAGGACAGTTGCAACTACACGCTGTTCGCGTGGAAGGGGGCGCGGGCGCTTCCCTCCCAGGACGAGCTGCTGACGCGGGCTCGCGCCCTGGAAGCCACGCACCCGCTGAATCTGCGGGCGGCCGCGCGTCGCCTGAAGCAGGGCAAACGGCTCGCGTCGGATCACACATTCTGGCAAAAGCTCGCGGGCTGA
- a CDS encoding DSD1 family PLP-dependent enzyme, whose protein sequence is MNTANHTLASLETPAAVIDLPRMQHNIQRMQARMDALGVRFRPHAKTSKCSAVVQAQIDAGARGITVSTLKEAAHFFADGITDILYGVGMVSTKLPQALALRRQGCDLKIVTDSVTSAEAIVAFGAAHGESFEVWIEIDTDGHRSGIRPDEAALIDVARVLHEGGARLGGVMTHAGSSYDLDTPEALAAMAEQERAGCVMAAERLRAAGLPCAVVSVGSTPTALSATRLEGVTEVRAGVYVFFDLVMRNVGVCATQDVALSVLTTVIGHQADKGWAIVDAGWMAMSRDRGTQKQKCDFGYGQVCGIDGTVLPGYVLSGANQEHGIVSREGGESAPEPDIAARLPIGTVLRILPNHACATGAQFPEYHALAQDGTLAAWSRFHGW, encoded by the coding sequence ATGAACACTGCCAACCACACACTCGCGAGCCTGGAAACACCGGCAGCGGTGATCGACCTGCCCCGCATGCAACACAACATCCAGCGCATGCAGGCGCGCATGGACGCGCTTGGCGTGCGGTTCCGCCCACATGCCAAGACCAGCAAATGCTCGGCGGTCGTGCAAGCCCAGATCGATGCGGGCGCGCGCGGCATCACCGTTTCCACCCTGAAGGAAGCCGCGCATTTCTTTGCCGATGGCATCACGGACATTCTCTACGGCGTCGGCATGGTCTCGACCAAACTGCCCCAGGCCCTGGCGCTGCGCCGCCAGGGCTGCGACCTGAAGATCGTCACCGATAGCGTGACGTCCGCCGAGGCCATCGTCGCGTTCGGCGCCGCGCATGGCGAGTCGTTCGAGGTCTGGATCGAGATCGACACCGATGGCCACCGCTCTGGCATCCGCCCGGACGAAGCCGCGCTGATCGACGTGGCCCGCGTGCTGCATGAAGGCGGCGCCCGCCTGGGCGGCGTGATGACGCACGCCGGCTCCAGCTACGACCTGGATACGCCTGAAGCCCTGGCGGCGATGGCGGAGCAGGAGCGGGCCGGCTGCGTCATGGCGGCCGAGCGGCTGCGCGCGGCCGGGTTGCCATGCGCGGTGGTCAGCGTCGGCTCGACCCCCACGGCGCTATCCGCAACGCGCCTGGAAGGCGTCACCGAGGTGCGCGCGGGCGTCTACGTGTTCTTCGACCTGGTGATGCGCAACGTTGGCGTGTGCGCAACGCAGGACGTGGCGCTGAGCGTGCTGACCACCGTGATCGGGCACCAGGCGGACAAGGGCTGGGCCATCGTCGATGCCGGCTGGATGGCCATGAGCCGCGACCGTGGTACGCAAAAGCAGAAGTGCGATTTCGGCTACGGGCAGGTCTGCGGCATCGACGGCACCGTGCTCCCGGGCTATGTGCTCAGCGGGGCCAATCAGGAACATGGCATCGTGTCGCGCGAAGGCGGGGAAAGCGCGCCCGAGCCGGACATCGCGGCGCGCTTGCCGATTGGCACGGTGCTGCGCATCTTGCCCAACCACGCCTGTGCGACTGGCGCGCAGTTCCCCGAATATCACGCGCTTGCGCAAGACGGCACGCTCGCTGCCTGGAGCCGGTTCCATGGATGGTGA
- a CDS encoding HAD family hydrolase, which translates to MEIIDQSPAPAWPRAVLFDLLTALLDSWTVWNAAAGSQAQGRAWRAEYLKRTYGCGAYVPYEQLVREAASHVGLPASAPQALDAGWDKLPAWDGARELLRALRPHCRLAVVTNCSERLGRRAADLLEIDWDVVVTSEQAGFYKPDPRPYQLALEQLGVQATDAAFVAGSGYDMFGTSAVGLRTYWHNRVGLALPAGAPVPDAESATLEPALPWLRSFHAATPTRLQANVQLLD; encoded by the coding sequence ATGGAAATCATCGACCAATCGCCCGCCCCTGCCTGGCCCCGCGCCGTGCTGTTCGACCTGCTCACCGCGCTGCTGGATTCCTGGACCGTATGGAACGCCGCCGCCGGCTCGCAGGCGCAAGGCCGGGCCTGGCGCGCGGAGTACCTGAAGCGCACTTACGGCTGCGGCGCCTACGTTCCCTACGAGCAACTGGTGCGCGAGGCGGCCAGCCACGTGGGCCTGCCCGCCAGCGCGCCGCAGGCGCTCGACGCAGGCTGGGACAAGCTCCCCGCGTGGGACGGTGCACGGGAGCTGCTGCGAGCCCTGCGCCCGCATTGCCGCCTGGCGGTGGTCACGAACTGCTCCGAGCGGCTGGGGCGGCGCGCCGCGGACTTGCTGGAGATCGACTGGGATGTCGTGGTCACCTCCGAGCAAGCGGGCTTCTACAAGCCGGATCCGCGCCCCTACCAGCTCGCGCTGGAGCAACTGGGCGTGCAGGCAACGGATGCCGCGTTTGTCGCGGGCTCGGGCTACGACATGTTCGGCACCTCGGCCGTGGGGCTGCGCACCTACTGGCATAACCGGGTCGGCCTGGCGCTGCCCGCCGGCGCGCCAGTGCCCGATGCGGAGTCCGCCACGCTGGAGCCCGCGCTGCCCTGGCTGCGGTCCTTTCATGCGGCTACCCCAACCCGGCTGCAGGCCAACGTCCAGTTGCTGGACTGA
- a CDS encoding amino acid aminotransferase, with the protein MFEHIDAYPGDPILSLNESFQLDPRTDKVNLSIGIYFDDEGRLPVMQAVREAEAALMADMGPRPYLPMAGFAAYRDAVQALVFGQPCQARAEGRIATVQTLGGSGALRVGADFLKRYFPDAQVWISDPSWENHRVIFERTGFTVNTYPYYDDATGGLKFDAMLDALRLIPKRSIVLLHACCHNPTGVDLNHDQWRQLITLLKQHELLPFVDMAYQGFGAGLDDDAFAVRELVAQGVPCLVANSFSKNFSLYGERCGGLSVVCDSAEETGRVLGQLTGAVRANYSNPPTHGARVVARVLTTPALRTIWERELAGKCERIAKMRAAIHKGLAAHVSGEALSRYLTQRGMFTYTGLTADQVDRLRTEHGVYLLRSGRMCVAGLNERNVTQVAQAIASVLAPAA; encoded by the coding sequence ATGTTCGAACACATCGATGCCTATCCGGGCGACCCGATCCTCTCCCTCAACGAGAGCTTTCAACTCGATCCCAGGACCGATAAGGTCAACCTGAGCATCGGCATCTACTTCGACGACGAAGGCCGCTTGCCGGTGATGCAGGCCGTGCGCGAAGCCGAAGCCGCGCTGATGGCCGACATGGGCCCGCGCCCCTACCTGCCGATGGCTGGGTTTGCGGCATATCGCGACGCGGTGCAGGCGCTGGTTTTTGGCCAGCCGTGCCAGGCGCGCGCCGAAGGGCGCATCGCGACGGTGCAGACGCTGGGCGGCTCCGGCGCGCTGCGCGTGGGCGCGGATTTCCTCAAGCGTTATTTCCCTGACGCCCAGGTCTGGATCAGCGACCCGAGCTGGGAGAACCACCGCGTGATCTTCGAGCGCACGGGCTTCACCGTCAACACGTACCCGTACTACGACGACGCCACCGGCGGCCTGAAGTTCGACGCCATGCTGGACGCGCTGCGGCTGATCCCCAAGCGCAGCATCGTGCTGCTGCACGCCTGCTGCCACAACCCCACCGGCGTGGACCTGAACCACGACCAATGGCGCCAGCTCATCACGCTGCTCAAGCAGCATGAGCTGCTGCCTTTCGTCGACATGGCCTACCAGGGCTTTGGCGCCGGCCTGGACGACGACGCCTTCGCGGTACGCGAGCTGGTGGCCCAGGGCGTGCCGTGCCTGGTGGCGAACTCGTTCTCGAAGAACTTCTCGCTGTACGGCGAGCGTTGCGGCGGCCTGAGCGTGGTTTGCGACAGCGCCGAAGAAACCGGCCGGGTGCTCGGCCAGCTGACGGGCGCGGTGCGCGCCAACTACAGCAACCCGCCCACGCACGGCGCCCGGGTGGTGGCCCGGGTGTTGACCACGCCGGCGCTGCGTACGATCTGGGAGCGCGAGCTGGCGGGCAAGTGCGAGCGCATCGCCAAGATGCGCGCGGCCATCCACAAGGGCCTGGCCGCCCACGTGAGCGGCGAGGCGCTGTCGCGCTACCTCACGCAGCGTGGCATGTTCACCTACACCGGGCTGACGGCCGACCAGGTGGACCGCCTGCGCACGGAGCACGGCGTGTACCTGCTGCGTTCGGGGCGCATGTGCGTGGCCGGGCTGAACGAGCGCAACGTGACCCAGGTGGCGCAAGCGATTGCCAGCGTGCTGGCGCCCGCGGCCTGA
- a CDS encoding SRPBCC domain-containing protein — MTQAATFHLEMDRFIRAPREKVFDAFTSQAALSEWHCPRGMHVLEASADARVGGRYRIVMGGRDGARHIVGGEYQAIDRADFLAYTWFWETGPMPPQIKTLIEVTLTAKDGGTHLHMRHSGFPEAGQRDSHMGGWQSVFNRLSDFLDPEGSAGSVTVIGDPRSSYCRTVRMALAEKGVAYKLQPVPPHSPEVLAHSPFGRIPVLSDGPLSFYETRAILAYIEEAFEGPSLLARQAGAIGHARCEQWISLINCHAYDAMVRRYVLQYIFPKGENGQPERAVIDAALPEIATQLGAFDEAYGNRDYLVGTAMSMADLFLAPILAYVGMFPEGAALLEKCPNVRRAQAVMRERPSFVATQPQMG, encoded by the coding sequence ATGACCCAAGCTGCTACCTTCCATCTGGAAATGGACCGCTTCATCCGCGCCCCGCGCGAGAAGGTGTTCGACGCATTCACCAGCCAGGCCGCACTGTCCGAGTGGCATTGCCCGCGCGGCATGCACGTGCTGGAGGCCAGCGCCGACGCGCGTGTGGGCGGCAGGTACCGCATCGTCATGGGTGGGCGTGATGGTGCCAGGCACATCGTGGGCGGCGAGTACCAGGCGATCGACCGGGCGGATTTCCTTGCCTATACCTGGTTCTGGGAAACCGGCCCGATGCCGCCGCAGATCAAGACGCTGATTGAAGTCACGCTGACCGCCAAGGATGGCGGCACGCACCTGCATATGCGCCACAGTGGCTTTCCCGAGGCGGGTCAGCGCGATTCGCACATGGGCGGCTGGCAATCGGTGTTCAATCGCCTCAGCGATTTCCTGGACCCGGAGGGCAGCGCCGGCTCCGTCACCGTGATCGGGGACCCGCGCAGCAGCTATTGCCGCACGGTGCGCATGGCGCTGGCCGAGAAGGGCGTGGCCTACAAGCTGCAGCCCGTGCCGCCGCACTCGCCGGAGGTGCTTGCGCATAGCCCGTTCGGCCGCATTCCGGTATTGAGCGATGGCCCGCTTTCCTTCTATGAGACCCGCGCCATCCTGGCCTATATCGAGGAAGCCTTCGAGGGCCCGAGCCTGCTTGCGCGACAAGCAGGCGCCATTGGCCATGCGCGCTGCGAGCAATGGATCAGCCTGATCAATTGCCACGCCTACGACGCCATGGTGCGCCGCTACGTATTGCAGTACATCTTCCCCAAAGGCGAAAACGGCCAGCCCGAGCGCGCGGTGATCGATGCCGCGCTGCCGGAGATAGCCACGCAGCTAGGCGCGTTCGACGAAGCCTACGGCAATCGCGATTACCTGGTCGGCACGGCGATGTCGATGGCGGACCTGTTTCTCGCGCCAATCCTGGCGTACGTCGGCATGTTTCCCGAGGGCGCCGCCTTGCTGGAGAAATGCCCCAACGTGCGGCGCGCGCAGGCAGTGATGCGCGAGCGGCCAAGCTTTGTCGCGACGCAGCCGCAGATGGGCTGA
- a CDS encoding ribbon-helix-helix protein, CopG family: MESKTARFTVLIDPVKKKAFEALCAAQDQTPSQVVRQLIRDYLEQHGVAYATRSQVGATVLAKKDGE, encoded by the coding sequence ATGGAATCCAAGACTGCCCGTTTCACCGTGTTGATCGACCCCGTGAAGAAGAAAGCCTTTGAGGCACTGTGCGCGGCGCAGGATCAAACGCCATCACAGGTCGTGCGTCAGTTGATTCGCGACTATCTGGAGCAGCATGGGGTGGCCTATGCAACCCGGTCCCAGGTTGGCGCCACGGTTCTGGCCAAGAAGGACGGCGAGTGA
- a CDS encoding RidA family protein has protein sequence MDGDQASATVKVVKTVKTVNPAGLSAPGGHYSHATVANGFVFVSGQLPITPAGEKLVGAPFEDQARQVLANVEAALIAAGSGIGGLAQVRVYVDAIEHWPAFNTIYAAWAGSACPARAVVPTGALHFGLNVEVEAVAVLLPAA, from the coding sequence ATGGATGGTGATCAGGCGAGCGCCACGGTCAAGGTGGTCAAAACGGTCAAGACGGTCAACCCCGCCGGGCTATCCGCGCCGGGCGGGCACTACAGCCATGCCACCGTGGCCAATGGCTTCGTGTTCGTATCCGGGCAGTTGCCCATCACGCCCGCCGGCGAAAAGCTCGTCGGCGCGCCCTTCGAAGATCAGGCGCGCCAGGTGCTGGCCAACGTGGAAGCGGCGCTGATCGCAGCCGGCAGCGGCATCGGCGGCCTGGCGCAGGTGCGGGTCTATGTGGACGCCATTGAACACTGGCCGGCATTCAATACCATCTACGCGGCGTGGGCAGGCAGCGCGTGCCCGGCACGCGCCGTGGTGCCGACCGGCGCGCTGCACTTTGGCCTGAACGTGGAGGTGGAAGCGGTGGCGGTGCTCCTGCCCGCTGCGTAG
- a CDS encoding ArsR/SmtB family transcription factor, giving the protein MPSSTDPLTPIFAALADPTRRAILARLAEGEAPVSELARPFDMSAPAISKHLRVLADAGLIEREVSARWRICHLRADALRDAHDWLGAYRRHWEGNLDRLVEFVERTHAAGSTEGTGNAGKARGKKP; this is encoded by the coding sequence ATGCCATCCTCCACCGATCCGCTGACCCCCATCTTTGCCGCACTGGCTGATCCCACTCGCCGCGCCATCCTTGCACGCCTGGCCGAAGGGGAGGCGCCGGTGAGCGAGCTGGCGCGGCCGTTCGACATGTCGGCTCCGGCCATCTCCAAGCACCTGCGCGTGCTGGCGGACGCCGGGCTGATCGAGCGGGAAGTCAGCGCCCGCTGGCGCATCTGCCATCTGCGCGCGGATGCGCTGCGCGACGCGCATGACTGGCTGGGCGCCTACCGGCGCCACTGGGAGGGCAATCTCGATCGCCTTGTCGAGTTCGTCGAACGCACCCATGCGGCGGGCTCGACCGAAGGCACCGGCAACGCAGGCAAAGCCCGAGGGAAAAAACCATGA
- a CDS encoding YkgJ family cysteine cluster protein, translating to MISQKIRFFRSRIPAFACTPGCHDCCGPVMTSTHEMSRLPVKSDAEHEAALTDLSCPHLGSQGCQVYAERPLICRLFGTTPRLPCPNGNRPEEMVDPEIDRQIQRFFVETRHVLV from the coding sequence ATGATCAGTCAGAAAATCAGGTTCTTCCGCTCACGGATTCCCGCATTCGCGTGCACCCCGGGCTGCCACGACTGCTGCGGGCCGGTGATGACCTCGACGCACGAGATGTCGCGGCTTCCGGTCAAAAGCGATGCCGAGCACGAAGCCGCGCTGACAGACCTCAGTTGCCCGCATCTTGGCAGCCAGGGTTGCCAGGTCTATGCGGAGCGCCCGCTGATCTGCCGCTTGTTCGGCACGACGCCGCGGCTGCCCTGCCCGAACGGGAACCGGCCCGAGGAGATGGTCGATCCGGAGATAGATCGCCAGATTCAACGCTTCTTCGTTGAAACACGTCACGTGCTGGTTTGA